In Sus scrofa isolate TJ Tabasco breed Duroc unplaced genomic scaffold, Sscrofa11.1 Contig1771, whole genome shotgun sequence, the following are encoded in one genomic region:
- the LOC110258273 gene encoding LOW QUALITY PROTEIN: olfactory receptor 18-like (The sequence of the model RefSeq protein was modified relative to this genomic sequence to represent the inferred CDS: inserted 1 base in 1 codon), whose amino-acid sequence MKPQNFTGVLEFLLLGLSEDPELQLLTFLLFLSMYLVTVLGNLLIILTISSDSHLHTPMYFFLSILSMADLGFTSTTVPKMLLDIQTHSRVISYVGCLIQLTLFNLFRCLVSALLSVMAYDGFVAICYPLHYQVIMNPHLCSLLVLGSFLFSLLDSQLHCVMMSHLTFCTKVEIPHFFFDPPQLLKLACDDISTHKVMMYFIGAIFGGIPLSGIFXSYSQILPSILRGPSSGGRYKAFSTCGSHLAVVCLFYGTGIGVYLSSAVSHSPRNDAVASVVYTVVTPMLNPFIYSLRNREIKRALQKLFNRTT is encoded by the exons ATGAAACCACAGAATTTCACCGGTGTCTTggaattcctcctcctggggctctcagaggatccagaactgcagcttctaactttcctcctgttcctgtccatgtacctggtcaccgtGCTGGGGAATCTACTGATCATCCTGACCAtcagctctgactcccacctccacacccccatgtacttcttcctctccattctGTCCATGGCTGACCTCGGCTTTACCTCTACCACAGTCCCAAAGATGCTTTTGGACATTCAGACTCACAGCAGAGTCATCTCCTATGTGGGCTGCCTGATTCAGTTGACTCTCTTTAATCTTTTCAGGTGTTTGGTCAGTGCACTTCTGAGTGTTATGGCCTATGATGGATTTGTAGCTATCTGTTATCCCCTGCACTACCAGGTCATCATGAACCCCCACCTCTGTAGCCTGCTGGTCCTGGGGTCTTTTCTGTTCAGCCTTTTGGACTCCCAGCTGCACTGTGTGATGATGTCACATCTTACCTTTTGTACCAAAGTGGaaattcctcatttcttctttgaccctccTCAACTCCTCAAGCTTGCCTGTGATGATATCTCCACCCATAAAGTAATGATGTACTTCATTGGCGCCATCTTTGGTGGAATTCCCCTTTCAGggattt tctcttattcacaAATACTTCCCTCCATTCTGAGAGGCCCCTCATCAGGTGGGAGGTATAAAGCCTTCTCCACTTGTGGCTCTCACCTGGctgttgtttgcttattttatggaacaggtATTGGGGTGTACCTCAGCTCAGCTGTCTCACATTCTCCCAGAAATGATGCAGTGGCCTCAGTGgtgtacacagtggtcacccccatgctgaaccccttcatctacagcctgaggaacagggaaATCAAGAGGGCCTTACAGAAGCTCTTCAATAGAACAACCTAA